ACCAACAAGCGCTGTATACAAAATCATATCAGTGCCAAACTGTGCGACTAAATAACCCACCACGGTTGAACCCGCAATAAAAGCAATCGAACCCCATAAACGAGTGCGTCCATAGTCAAGCATCTTAAGACGACTGTAATGGTTAGCCATTGCGTCAGAAAGAGGGATAACCGGCCCACAACACAGGTTAAACAATACTGTTGCCAACAGCATCAATAGAAAACTGCCTCCAGTGAAGAAGTGGAAACCAACAAATAACAATGAGGCGAAGCTCAACCAGCGCAGAGCGGGCAAAAGATTCTCTACGTTATGGATGCGCGGCGTAATCACAAGGTTAGCAACACAGCGAGTCGCAAAACCAATACCAATCAATACACCGATGTCCCCTGCAGAAACGCCTTGGTCTTCAAACCACAACGCCCAAAATGGCAAGTACACACCATACGCAAAAAAGAAACCAAGAAAATACTGAGATATCCATCCGTAAGGAGAGGGGCTAAACATAAATAACCTATAAAGTGTGCGGAAAAAGGCGGCTCCAATTATGCCTATCTAGAGTAGGATGAAAAAGGGAATTATTACTGGGATAGCATTCCTATATTTAATTAGCCTAGATATCACTTATCACTTATCACTTATCACTTATCACTTATCACTTATCACTTATCACTTATCACCAAGCTATATCACGTTCGTCGATATCTAGTCTGCATTTAGACTAAAGTCGTCTGGAGCTTCGCTGGTATTTTGTCAGACTGATTAAAGACTCCCACTTCTTGTGATGCTTATGCCTGAAAAATTTAATATGCAGCACCCACCCTTCGATAGCCTGTCCGATACGGAACAGTTGAAGCTTCGCTCTTCATTAGACGTGGTGTATTACCGCTCTCAAGAAGTGATACTGGAAGCAGATAGGCCGAGCAGACACCTGCACATCCTGATCAAAGGAGCCGTTGAAGAGCGCGCGAGCAGTGATGGTGAGATTTACGCACATTACGCCAATGACGATATTTTTGATGTGCGCAGCCAGTTTGAACCTCACACCAAACATCAATATATCGCACTCGAAGACACCTTAAGCTACCTACTGCCTACCGATGTTTTTCTCGATCTTTATCACGCCAATGGTCAATTTGCCGCCTACTTTGATAGTAACCTGTCGACACGGAAAGCTCTGATTGAGGCCGCTCAGCAGCAACAAAACCTTGCCGAGTTTATATTGACCAAAGTGGATGACTCTATCTATCACCCACCACTGATTCTTGAGCCAGGGCAACCCATCAACCAAGTGACTCAAACCCTAAAAGAACAAGGCTTAGACTCGGCGCTAGTGCATTTAGACGACAAAGGCATAAAAGATTTTGGTTCAGGCTCCTTACCGTATGGGATCGTCACACGAACCAATTTATTGCACGCTGTAATGCTCGATAACTTCCCACAGGATACGCCTGTTGGCGAGATTGCAACATTTCCGGTGATGCACGTAAACCAAGGTGATTTCTTATTTAATGCCATGATTACCATGACCAGAAACCGGGTAAAAAGGTTGATGGTTTGTGACGGTCTAAATGCTGTCGGCATGGTGGATATGACACAAATCCTCAGTGCATTCTCCACTCACTCTCACGTGCTCACTTTGCGTATTGCGCGATCCACCAGCATTGAAGAGCTCGCATTAGCCTCCAACAAACAACGTCAACTGGTCGAAAGCCTACTCAATAACGGCATTCGCACGCGCTTCATCATGGAGCTAATTTCAGCCGTTAATGAACAGATAATAGAGAAAGCGTTTGAGTTGGTTATCCCACCCGCACTGCATAATCATTGCTGCCTCATCGTGTTGGGTTCCGAAGGCCGTGGAGAACAAATTCTCAAAACCGATCAAGACAACGCGCTGATTATTCAAGATGGTTTAGAGTGGCATCAATGCCAGAGTGCTATGAACGACCTCACTCACACATTGCAGCAATTGGGCTATCCACTCTGTCCGGGCAACGTGATGGTCAACAACCCCAAATGGGTGCATTCAGAACAAGAGTGGAAACAAACCCTCACCCGTTGGGTAAAAAAAGCCACGCCAGATACCGTGATGGATATCGCGATCATGGCGGATGCACACGCCGTTGCGGGTAATAGAGAGTTATTAAAACCCGTAAAGCAGCACCTAAGTGA
Above is a window of Vibrio atlanticus DNA encoding:
- a CDS encoding DUF294 nucleotidyltransferase-like domain-containing protein, which gives rise to MLMPEKFNMQHPPFDSLSDTEQLKLRSSLDVVYYRSQEVILEADRPSRHLHILIKGAVEERASSDGEIYAHYANDDIFDVRSQFEPHTKHQYIALEDTLSYLLPTDVFLDLYHANGQFAAYFDSNLSTRKALIEAAQQQQNLAEFILTKVDDSIYHPPLILEPGQPINQVTQTLKEQGLDSALVHLDDKGIKDFGSGSLPYGIVTRTNLLHAVMLDNFPQDTPVGEIATFPVMHVNQGDFLFNAMITMTRNRVKRLMVCDGLNAVGMVDMTQILSAFSTHSHVLTLRIARSTSIEELALASNKQRQLVESLLNNGIRTRFIMELISAVNEQIIEKAFELVIPPALHNHCCLIVLGSEGRGEQILKTDQDNALIIQDGLEWHQCQSAMNDLTHTLQQLGYPLCPGNVMVNNPKWVHSEQEWKQTLTRWVKKATPDTVMDIAIMADAHAVAGNRELLKPVKQHLSDLMLGQELILTEFCRPALNFSVPLTLFGNVKQSKSGLDIKQGGIFPIVHGVRALCLEHGVTVNNTFERIEQLVCKKVLEQSTADNLSEALKQFFKWRLAQRLSQQHSSNKINVKLMERADRDLLRHSLHVVKKFKQWLGYHYQIRD